The uncultured Dysgonomonas sp. genome contains the following window.
AGACGCCATCTGTTTGTCTATATTCTTCAACTCTTCTTTTAGCAAAGCGATCTTGTTGAGAATAATACGGCGGTCGGTTTCCAGCTGGGTTTCCCCTACCCCACGCATCATCACACCCCCGCCTCGCTGACGGTCGAGATGAGTCCACATACGGGTAAGCCGGGGCAACAGGTATTGATATTGTGCCAGTTCTACCTGAGTCTTTGCATAAGCAGTCTGCGCACGCATGGCAAAAATATCCAGGATAAGACTGGTACGGTCCAGTATCTTCACCTGTAACTCCTTTTCTATATTACGAATCTGCTTTGGAGACAGTTCATCGTCGAAGATTACGAGGTCTATTTCGTTGTCTTCCATATACTGCTTTATCTCTTGCAGCTTTCCGGTTCCCACAAACGTGACAGGATTGGAATGTTCCAGTTTCTGAGTAAAGCTTTTCACAGGTATGATGCCTGCCGTCTCAGCAAGGAATGCAAGCTCGTCCAGGTATTCGTTTACCTGTTCTTCGGTCTGGTATTGTGTAATAAGGCCAACAAGAACGGCCTCTTTATTTTTTGATTCTGATATGATAAAATCTCTCATATAAATTTCTTCTGTATTAATTTTTAATACTCCAGTTCCAGAGTACCGCCTTTGACAATGTCATTGTGGCTGATTCTGAGATCCGGTATAATATTCCCGTTAAATGTCGCTTGTCTGATTATATCCGCAGGCGATTTACGATTCTTTACTCTGATGTTCAATTTTTTACCATTATCCAGATGGATAACTACCGAGTCATAGAACGGTGATGTGATTTCGTACCAGGGCTCCCCTATTACGAGAGGGAAAAGACCAATAGATGAAAATACATACCATGCACTCATTGTTCCATCATCTTCATCCATCTCGGGCATAAACCCTTTAGGTTCAACCTTAAACGGCTTGCCATAATATGGAACGGGATATTCGGCATTTCCCCCATAAAGATGGTTCAGGTCTTCTTTTATTATCCGTCGGACAGCTTTCTGAGACTTTGCATATTGCCCTAATCTATTGAAGATATAAGGAGTATGTATCCCGACTTCATTACCCTGATTGAATAGGTTATTAGCAAAGAAATAATCGAGCTGTCCTTCTAGTTTTTCTTTGCCTCCTACACTCTCTATCATTTCATCCAGATACTGTGGCAGTGCCCAGCGGTATTGCCAGCGTGTTCCCTGATATAGACCGCTATTGCGCATTTTCATATAAGAATCGTCAATGTCTTTAAATTCCTTATTCCATGTCTGTATAAATGTATTTTTTGCTTTTTCGTTATAATATTCTGCATCATCAGTCCTCCCCAATATTTCGGCTATCTGTGCCATTGCCCACCAGTCAATACAACTTTCGAGGGTTTGATCGGGACGATTGGCCGGAAGATTATCCATTTCCTTTTTTATGCCGCTATATGCTTCTTCCAAATGAATATTGGGTACACCTTTCTTGTAAGCATCCAATAAGACTGCGATTGTATGCTCGGTACGTACAGTCGGCGTTGATTCAAATTTCGTCGCCCAATCCTTTTTTCCATAAACATAGAGCTTACATAAAGAGTTTGCAATATCATGCATCGACTTCGCATCCAGCAATGTTATTAAGGGAAATTTTGTACGGTATGTATCCCACATAGACCACGAACTGTAATACGTAAAATCTTCTTTCGGGTATATATTGCCATCGGTACCTAAGAATTTATTATCCCACGAAGTAGTGTTAGCCGGGCTAAGGAATGTCCGGTAAATAGAAGTATAGAACAAGGTCTTATCCTCAGTACTCCCACCCTTCACACCCACTCGCGACAAGATATCTTCCCATTTATCGGCAGCCTGTTTCTTTGCTTTATCAAAAGTGAGCTTACCTGCTATGACATTTTCTTCTTTTGCAGTGGTAATATCTATCGGCGATATGGCAATTCGCAGTTCTACAGGTTTGCCGTCTGTGTTCTTGAATAGTAATTCAGTATCATATTCACTTTCTGAGATTAAGCTAAATGCCTTGTTAGTGGTTAAATAAAAATAGAGTTTAAACGCACCATGATCGCATGTGTTTCCGGCATGAATATAGCCTTCTATCTCGGTATCAGAAACAACCTCATATTTCGCATCCAATACCTTGGTAAAAGAAGCTCCGACATTCAATGTCAGATTTGCCTCTTTGTCTGATGGATAATAAAACCGTTCGAAAGCTATATTGTTAGTTGCTGTGAATTCAGTTTTCACCCCATTATCCAAGACCACGGAATAGTAACCGGGTCTAGCAGTTTCTGTCTCCTTATTTATATTCAATCTTTCTTTTTTCAGGGCGGGCCGTACACTTAAGTTTCCACCCGCTCCACTACATCCTATTCCTGAAATACGATTGATAGAGAACCCTGATATTTTAGTTACATCATAATCATAACCGACATGCGTCCTCGGGTCGGAATCGGGGCAGATACGCACCATACCGTAAGGAACGCACGCGGCAGGATCAACCTGACCATTATCCCCTGCTGTTCCGATAAAAAGGTTTACATATTCACTTTTCTTTTGAGCAAGAGTGAAATTGATATTGGCAACAGATATTACCGACAGAATTACAATCAAATAATAAATCTTTCTTATTTTCATAAATCAATGCCTATGGAAATGGAATATAAAAGGTTAAAGATAAAAATATTTTAAGACAAGTACGGAATCGGGATCAGGATAGTAACCATAATTAATTCCGATTGTATTACCGGAATAAAAAAAGAGCCTGTTTGTAGACAGACTCTCCTATATCTTTTTCCGCGCAACCGACAGAATAAAAAATTAAGCTTGCTTTGCAACTCTTTTTTCTTTGATTCTGGCTTTTTTACCTGTAAGACCACGTAGGTAATACAATTTAGCACGACGAACTTTACCAATTTTATTTACAGTGATGCTGTCAATAAATGGAGATTCGAGAGGGAAAATTCTTTCTACACCAACGTTATCAGACATCTTGCGAACTGTGAAACGTTTTTTCTCACCATGTCCTGCAATTTTGATAACTACCCCGCGATACTGCTGAACACGTTCTTTGTTACCCTCTTTAATACGGTAGGCAACGGTCACTGTATCCCCGCTTTTAAATTTAGGATGCTCTTTTCCTGTAGCAAATGCTTCTTCAGCAACTTTAATTAAATCCATGATTATATGATGGTTTTCTTGTTAATATACGCAATATACACGAGCCTCTCCCGTCAGAGATTACGCAAAGCGGATGCAAAGATAAATATATTTTGCAAATATGCAAAGGTCTTACTTCCTTTATTTTAGTATTAAAGAATGAAAATATATCCTCACAGTGTATCAAATTCAGTCTAATAAATGGTCGGATTTAGAATTTTATGAAGAATAAAATCGTATCTATTATTCCCTAACGTTCGTACCTATCCCCTATTGTAAAGGTTATCAATGACAGATTCGGCTACAGGGTTATTTATTTCTACACATAATAATCCGTTCCTGTCCAGAAGACGAACCTTATTTTCCCTCAGCAACCAGCCCAATGCCAAAAATATTATCCTATCCTTATCATGAGTAAAATCACCAATTTCCCGGATCGACATTTTCCCTTTTTCTAATAGCAATAAGAAGATATTGCCGGCTTTCATTCCAATATCATTTTTTGTCATGGCATTTATATATTTAAAGGATTAAACATTCGCAATATATCACACAGGTTATCACAACCTTATACCAAGCAGAAGTTTTTCAAAAGATCGAATTATTTGATTGAGCGGAGATATGGTTATATAAAAGACTGGATTAGGGGCATCTGCTATTTAAAAAGGTTTTCTCAAAACTCAATTATCCATTTGTCTCTTTATAAATTTAAACACCTAAATGAGAAGTAATGTTCACATTTAGGTGTAAAAAAGACGCAATATCTAAATAGTTCCTATTTTTCCTATTTGGTGGAAGGATCAAATATGTATACATTAGCAACACCTCTCGGCGATACTTGCCACATGGCTTGATAATAATTATTTGCACTTCCATTATTTGCAACGATATATACAATATCTTTCGGCTCATTGTAATATACCACCATATTATCAATTTCAGGCTCAAACAGGTGCTCATAAACTTTTTTAGGGAAGATAATATTTTTTCCTTTTATTGTTACCGATATAGACTGGTAACGTAATTTAGGAGCAGCCCATCTTGAAGTCCCTTTAGCTGACTTACCGTTTACTGTATAACCGCCATTATTGCCAAGCTTAACAGAAGTATCTTTTGAGGTTACGTTCGCTACAGCAATATGAACCCTTACGTTATCGTTCTTAAAAGAAATTGTTCCATGAGACGACAGCCTTTCCACCTCTACAATGTCATAATCATCTACACGCATCAGTTTAGTTCCCTGTATATAGCCACTCTTTGTATCCCTCGATGGGAGGTAATAATCTACATATCTCCATGGATCGGTTTCAGGTGTAGGAGGAAACATGTAAAAAACAGAATCATTAGGTACAATTGTTGTATTATTCAGGTCTCCCAAACGAGGGCTGAAATCAATCCTCCCCCTGATCGTATCCTGAGCTACAACAAATTGTGCAGATGCATTATATGCAAAAGCACTCAAGAAAAATAACATGAGTAAAATTGTGTAAGTTTTTTTCATAACCGCTATTCTATTATGTTGTACAATTGTTTAGCTTCGGTCAGCGATACAGCATTAAAATGCCACCACTCGCCCCTTATAGTCAGAAAACCCGCTTGTGTCATTACCTTACGCAGCAACTTTCTGTTTTCTACCTGTTGCCTGGTTAATACCCCCTGTTCTATCAACTCCGTCTCTTTGTTTATTCCGGCAGCACGCCCAAAAAAGTCGAAAGGAGTTCCCATATCCAGCGGTTTACCATTTTTGTCGCAGATAGTCAGGTCTACAGCCATTCCGTAGTTATGCAATCCTGTGCGGGTGGGATTCGCCACATAAGCAGCATACTTCGTATTTTGTACTACCTTGTACATTTTCTTCTGTACGCTCAATGGGCGGACGGCATCATAAACCAATAGGCTTAAACCGGGATGAAGCGCCTTCAGGTACTTCTGCGCTTTAACCAATTTGGCTGCCGCAACGGGATGCATATACACATTAAACAAGGTATCGTAAAGAATTGTTTTTGTAAAGTTATCTGTTGTCGCATACTTCAGGTCCGCACGGATTGAAGTATCCAACGTGTGAATATTTACAAGTTCTTTTGTCTGTAAATATCTTTCGAGAACGGAAACACTCCTTTGCCCTTGTACGGAAAGCCATAACGGGCAAAGAAATAAAAGGAGATATATTATCCTATTCGTCATCCTCCTCTTCATCCTCGTCGAAATCAAATTCCTCATATTCCCGGCTTAGCACCTCATCTATAACCGCACATACTTTCTCAAACTCAGATGTATCTTTCAGTCTGTCGATAGAGGCATACGCCTCCCGTAAAGCCCGTAACATAACAGTATCATCTTCATTCGCTCCCATTTCGGGACTTTCTACAAACCAATGTAATTCGCCTTTAAGATTCTCCTTCACCAGATTATAGAAACTGAGTGCTGCGTCCCGCTCGCCTACTTTCTCCTTTATTTGCGCCGATTCAATCATGTCATGCCCCAGCACATTTTTGTAGTTGCTCATAATGGCCAGCGTGATTTTGGAACGCATTACGATTACAAAATGCAAGGCATCCGTATCATCTTTCCGGCGATAATAGTAAACAAAACTCATTAATGCTGCCCGCAACGTAGACCCTTCTACCAGAATAGTTTCATCTACCCTTCTCATTGGGTATCCGGTCGACTCTTTCTGAATTTGCTCAACCATAGCGGGTATTACATCAAACATTCTGTCAACCAATACAAGACGGGCTTCTTCGAAGTTCCCGTTTATATCCAAAGCGAAGACCAAGCGTACCAAATCTCTGAAAAGTACATTGTTTCCCTCCTCTATTTTTATAAAGTCATATGTTTCGAATGTCTCACTTTTGCCTGTCGATAATAATTCTCTTATTATCATGTCCAATGTATTATCCTCTTCACGGGGTAAAGTAGCCAATAGATCATCAATCTTATTTTCAATGATTAAGTCCCATATTTCTTTGTCATCGGTTTCGAAAAAAGGTTTTACCTCATCATTCAGCGTCAGTTTGGTCGTCGTCATCAGTGTCAATATTAGTATTAGTATTTATGTTAGTTGATTCTGTCAGCTCAGACAAACTTCCACCTTTCCTTGTAGCCCTATACATTTCCTCCTGTATGCGTTGGCGGATATTCATGTTCATAAGCTGTTTATGTGTACGCTTGTCATTTATTCTGTTAGACAAAAATATGAAAATTAAATCATTATCGGGGTCTATCCAGAAACAAGTTCCTGTGAATCCCGTATGGCCGTATACACTTGCCGGCGCGCTTGCCGATGTAGGACCGGATTTATTGGTTCGCATTTCCGGCTTATCAAAGCCCAATCCCCGGCGCGAAGTCGCACTTTTAGTCTTCGTGAAAAGCTGCCAGGTTTTTTCCGACAAATATTCCTCTCCGCCATATTCCCCTTTATTAAGCCACATCTGATATAATTTAGCCAGATCATTTGCATTGGAAAACAGCCCTGCATTTCCCGAAACACCACCCATAAAAGCAGCTCCCTCATCATGCACATATCCCTGAATTAACTGCTTACGAAGAAAATCATCCTGTTCGGTAGGTACAATACGGCCTTTGTCGAATTTCTTGAGAGGGGTATAAGTCGATGTAACAGATCCCAATTTGCTAAAGAAATTATCCTGTACAAAAGAATTCAAATCTTCCTTCGACACTTTTTCCACCACTTCTTTCAATAACATAAAATTGAGGCAGCTATACAAATAGGTTTTCCTCGGCCTTAACTTAGAACTAGCTATAGCCGCTATAATCGTATCGTTATAGGCCTCATTTATAAACAATCCGTCTGCCAGAGGGACAAAACCTGCTTTTTCTGTTGTGGATACTAAATTAGATTTATATTTATAATCTGTACGCGCCCATGTATTGGAATCGAATAACGCAGAATAAAGGCTCGTGCGGCTCCTGTTAAACAACTTTCCGTCATAGCTCGATTTATCAATGGCATCCATATAGTACGGAATGAAAGATGTAAGACCTGTCTCATGCAACAACGCCTGACGAATGGTTATCTGTGACTTATCCGTCCCCTTCAGCACAGGCACATAGGTGCTGATCGGCGTACTCAGTTTTATCTTCGATTCGTCATACAACTTCATAATAGCGGGCACTGTAGCAGTAGCCTTGGTCATAGATGCCAAATCGTAAATATCATCATTTGTCACTTTACGGTTTCCGTTATATTCGAACGAACCGAACGAACGGTTATATATCACGATGCCGTCTTTGGCTATCAATACCTGACAACCGGGGTAGGCCTCTGCCTTTATTCCTTCCTGTACTATTGTATCTATTTTATTAAACCGTCCGGAAGAGATTCCGGCTGCTTCTGGCATGTCATAACTCAACCTTGTCTTTTTTATATCGATACCTTTCCCTTCTTTAAACAGGCCTTTTACTGTTACAGGTATTTTACCATTTACTCTATTGCCCCCAAATATCGCCTGGGCAGTATAATCCTGTGCCAGATCAGAGTTTTCATAAGCAAGGATAACTCCATCGGCAGCTTTGACAGACGCAGCATAAGAAGACATACGATAGGGAACAATAAAGAATGCCATAATTGTCTCTTTTCCCTGGCCAACAGACTGAATCGCAGCATTCGAATTCCCCCTGTTATTATAAACAGACATGATAAGCGTAGTGAATGATGCTAATTTATCTTTCAGCTTTAATAACTCGTCACCATTGGCTACACTAAAACAAGTTACATCCGCGTATAGCTTCAATGTATTGTGAAAGGTATTATCCGCCCGTTCTCCAATAGAAATAGCGGCAATCTTTCGCTTATCCAGTTCTTTTAGAGGGATGATCTTCTGATCATCTTTCAATAACGTAACAGCACTCTTGTGCAACTCCCTGTTGATCCATTCGCCATGGGATGTATTCAGATGTTGTAACAGTCCGTTTGTATCTATAGGCTTGATATCTTTCACACCCAGAATATATTTATAGGCCAGAACCTTTTTACACTTGACTGCTATTAATTCCTCACTGAGAATTTTATCTTCCACGGCTTTTTTTACAGACTCATAATCTTTTACAGGGTTCAGCGGCCCTACTAATATATCATTTCCTGCCTGCAATGCCCTTACACAGTAATTTTCTTCGCCGGAAACCCCTTTCATCTGTAGCCCGTCGGTAAATATTAGTCCGGAAAAACCGAGTTCATCCTGAAGCAGGCCGGTAACTATCGATTCCGACAAAGAACTCGGCTGTTTTTTATCGTCCAAAGCCGGAATATTCAGGTGGGCAATCATCATTCCCGAAAGGCCGTTTTGTATATACTCCCTGAACGGCTTAAATTCTACATCTTCCAGTCGATCTTTGTCATGCGCTATCAATGGTAGCACTTTATGAGAATCGGTGGAGGTATCACCATGTCCCGGAAAATGTTTCGCTACAGCCATCACTCCTCCGGCCTCTAATCCTTTAGCGTACATTACTCCCAGCCTGGACACATTATCAGGTTCTTCGCCGAATGAACGATTACCTATAACCGGATTTGCCGGATTACTGTTCACATCCAATGCAGGGGCGAAATTCACATGGATTCCCATCAGTTTACACTGGCGGGCAACTTCCAGCCCGTAATAATAAAGCAGGGAATCGTTTTGTATGGCACCCAGCATCATATTCCGTGGGAAACGGATCGTATTGGATAAGCGCATGGATAACCCCCATTCTCCGTCGAGAGAAATCATAAGGGGAACTTTTGCGCTACCTTGTGCTTGATTGGTCAGTTCCGCCTGATCGACAGGAGTACCTTTCGAAAAGAGGATACCTCCTACATGCTGATCGTTGACCAATGAGAGCATCCTTCTTTTGTTAGCATCTGTATTATCGCCTGCTACGACAGGCATAAACAATTGCCCTATACGTTCTTCCGGCGACATTTGATTATATACCGAGTCGACCCATCTGCTCATCTTTACAGAGTCCGCTGTTTTGTAGAGTGTCGGGGTCTTTTTTTTATTTTCGGTGACTGGTCCGAATGAGCAAAAAACTGTAAATGATACAGCCAGTGCTGTTATATATCTGATATTCATTCTATTTATTGTCTAAGGATATTGTGCAGTTGTCTGCTACCTATATACAAAAATATAACGAATATGTTTTATGGAAAGATTTAACCCCATTAATTAAACATAGATTAACAAGTAGAATATTACCCGGCAACGATTGACAAAGAAAAATTCTAAATCCACATTCAACAGAAAAAAAGTAACAAAGGTTACACATGTATCAGTGAACAGTCAGCAGTTAATAATGTTGCGCTTGGTTATACTGAAGTGAGATTCATAACTCATTATCTTATTTATATTTATTAACTATATTTCGTTAAAACCTGACACATCTGACAGTTTTCCCACTGTCTTTACCTTATTTATTTCACATTAATTAACCATGTCTGATTAAAAAGTAACAAAGGTAACAGGTTTTGCATTCTTCTGTAGGGGCGAATTGAAAATCGGCGGAGCCAAATATTTTCCGCCCGCAGACCTTTTTCTATTTCGGGCGGAAAATATTCCGTCCCTACAGCTTTTCCAAAAGGTAACAACCGACAGTCACAGGAGCGTAGCGTATGTAAAGGTTACACTATTTCACTCATTTGCTAATATGCTAATTTACAAATTTGCTAATTAATTATTTCAAAGAACTATCAGTTGACAGCGAATGGCTAACAGCTTACTATATAGATAAACTTCTTCCAAAAAAACAAAATCCCGTTTATCCTGATGCATGACTGATTACTAAAAAAATCCTATCTTTGCAGCTTAATAATATAATGCATATCAACAGTAAAACTATGTCACAACCTTCTATCCCGAAAGGAACAAGAGATTTTTCGCCGGAAGAAATGGCGAAACGCAACTATATTTTTAATACTATCCGCGAAGTGTTTAAACTGTATGGTTTCCGTCAGATAGAAACTCCTGCCATGGAGAACCTGTCTACATTGCTAGGTAAATATGGGGAAGAAGGCGACAAACTACTGTTTAAGATCCTCAACTCAGGCGATTTCCTGAAAGATATTTCTGATGAAGAACTGTCGGAAAGAAATGTAAACCGTCTTGCAACCAAGCTGAGCGAGAAAGGGCTTCGTTACGATCTCACAGTGCCCTTTGCCCGCTATGTGGTTATGCACAGAAACGAGATAACTTTTCCTTTCAGACGTTACCAGATACAACCTGTATGGCGTGCCGACCGGCCCCAAAAAGGACGTTATCGCGAGTTTTTCCAGTGCGATGCCGATATTATCGGTTCAGATTCGCTTATCAATGAAGTGGAACTGATACAGATCATAGATGAAGTATTCAACCGCTTTGGTATCAGGGTATGCATAAAGTTGAACAACCGCAAAATACTATCGGGCATAGCCGAAATTATAGGTGAGTCGGATAAAATTACAGACATTACGGTTGCCATAGATAAACTGGACAAAATCGGGCTGGAAAAGGTAAATGAAGAACTGGCTTCGAAAGGCATTCCTCTGAAAGCCATTGAACAGCTTCAGCCGATTATCTTGCTACAGGGTAGTAATGAAGAAAAACTGGACACACTAAAAACAGTACTTAAAGACTCTGATACAGGAATAAAGGGTGTTGAAGAGCTAGGCTTTATTCTAGACAGGCTAAAAATTATAGGCATCCGTTCCGAACTGGACTTGGATTTAACCCTTGCCCGCGGATTAAACTATTATACAGGAGCGATTATTGAAGTAAAAGCACTGGATGTACAAATGGGAAGCATAACAGGCGGAGGGCGTTACGATAATCTGACCGGAATATTCGGATTACCCGGTGTATCCGGTGTAGGCTTCTCTTTCGGAGCAGATCGTATCTTCGATGTATTGAACCAATTGGATTTGTATCCGAAAGATTCGATTCAGAATACGCAGGTACTGTTTGTTAACTTCGGAGAAAAGGAGGAAACATATATATTACCTATAATCACCAAAATGCGTCAGGCAAATATATCCACCGAAATTTATCCGGAACAGTCAAAAATGAAAAAACAAATGTCATATGCCGATTCCAATAAGATTCCTTATGTTGCCATTATTGGGGAAAACGAAATGAACGAAGGTAAAATAATGCTCAAAAATATGGCGACCGGAGAGCAAAATTTATTGAGCCTAGAGGAATGTATATTAAGTATATCCCGGATATAAGGAAAAGCTGACAATAAAATTATACGATTTAGATAGTCATCCGTATTCTTAAATTAAGAATGCGGATGATTTTGTTTATCCAAGTATACATCTTTTACCAAGATAAAAAATTCAGTATCAAAACAAAGGGATAAAGGATAACAGGCATCCTAGGACAAAACTCCCCAAAAGATTATATATCACTGACAACCAACAATCTGCCAATCTATGACATCACAAATAATATAAAAATTGCCTGAGATCACTTCCCTTAGTCAGAACATTCCATATTTATCGATTGTTAAAGAGATAAATACGTTCAAATTACATATATGACTATACCAACTCCTAATATAGAAAAAGCCTTGACCGAATATGAGAATTCTCAACAGAACTATATTTTACCTTTAGAAAAAGATGATTCATTTAAGGTACATTATATAGATAATGACAAAGAATTTACAATAGGTATACCTGGCGAAAACAGCATCATCTTTGTGATGAAAGGCAAAATACTCGTTCAGAAAGACATTTCTGAGCATAAGTTATTCGATGATAATAGTATGTTTTTTATATCTAAGGTATTCGGTCCATATAAAAGTATTACTAAAGAAAGTACCATATATATAGAATTAAAGTCTGATAACCTTCTCCCGTTTATCGATCAGGTTTTGCTGAATCAGATCGTGTCACTATACGCCCCAGACCCGATAGAGCTCAATAAATTACTCATAAAAAAAACTTTACGCTATTTCTTGTCGGGAATTATCTATTACAGACGAAATAAGATATTTTCAAAATATGTATATGACATCAAGAAAAAAGAGTTTGTCTTCCTGATGCGTACATTATATGACAAACAGACTCTTGCGGCTTTCTTCTCCCCGGTACTACTTAGCCAAAATCATTTCAGGATAGGTGTGCTAACTAATTACACACATAACAGTACGGTGAAAAGCCTGGCTAAGAACTGCTTTATGACCACCAAAACCTTTACGAGAAAATTTAAGTCTGAATTCGGGACTACTCCTCATAAATGGATTGTGCTTCAGAAAGTGAAAGGACTGGAATATTACCTGGCCCATCAAACCGTGTCGATAGACAAAGTCCTGTCTGAATTCCATTTCTCCAACATGGCCGAACTTCTCCAGTTCTGCGACAAACACAACCTAAAGACTAAATTATTAAGCAAATAGAGATTTTATCTTTGTCCCTTTTAATAGATATTTTGTCCCTTTTTCTTATTATGGGGCATAAATATTCGCATTACTTTTGTGCCGTAATGTAAATGTAAGCGTATTGATTTTTGCGGACAAACTGTAACCCTCTTTACAAATCATAAAAGAGAATATTTTCCGAATCCGTTTAAAAAGGAACAGAGAAGAACCGGCCATTCATCTCAGGAAATTCATTGTCTCAAAACTCACAAGGAAAATCAAAAAAGTATCTATTAAACCTATTAAAAATGAATTCAAAAAAACTATTTCTATTTGCAATTATTATTGCACTTTTCACTGTGTCATGCGATAAAATAGAAGAAAGCGATGCACCTGTTGTAGTAGCAGGCCAAAAAGCTAGCATAAGTTTACAAATTTCAGGAACATCACAAACTAAGGCCTCAGGCAATCCTACTCAAGAAGATAAAGTACTCAAACTAGATGCATTTGTTTTTAATGCTGACGGTACACTAGAAGCTATAAAAAGCCTTACAAGCCAAAACAACAGTATAACTAAACTGGACAACATCGCTGTAACCAGCGGGGCTAAAAAAGTATTCGTTCTGGCAAACTATGCAGGAGATGTATCAGCAATAAAGACTCTTACTGAGTTGCAAAAAATCACATCGGATCTCAAAAATGAAAAAGAAAACGGACAACTGACAATGTCGACAGATATGATCGAAATCTCTGTTCTTCCGGGCAAGAATTATCTAGGCTACTCTACAAGTCCGTCCGATGGTACTTCTCTGGAGCCTCACACTTTCGTTCTTAGCAGATTAGCAGCAAGAGTAAAAATAGAAGATATGCAATGGCAAAGCTCTGAATATACATTTGAGGAACCAACAGCTTTCATCCTGAATGCAGTGCGAAACTATAATGTTAGCAGTCCTTCATTATCTTCTCTACCTGTTGATTATTACCAGGGATTTTCCGGAAATGGAGATTTGTATCCTTCAACAAGCACAATATTGTCTGGCGCAGAGAACTTCTTAACTTCTCCTGCATCTAACAATAACACATACTTCTATCTTTATGAGAATCAACCTGTGGATGGCAAGATATACCCTACAATGATCGTATTGAGAGCTAGAGTTAAACAAAGCAACAAATACATCAGTAATGTACCTGGACGTGTCGATGCTAACGGCTACACATACTTCCCTGTAATTATAAACTTGGAAGGAACTAACTCTTCTGTATCAGGTGGAGGTTCTAACAGTCACCAATATGTAAAACGAAACAATACATATAACATCAAGACTGTTGTAAAAGGTTTAGGAACAAGTAATCCTTTCAGCTCTGAA
Protein-coding sequences here:
- a CDS encoding fimbrial protein; its protein translation is MNSKKLFLFAIIIALFTVSCDKIEESDAPVVVAGQKASISLQISGTSQTKASGNPTQEDKVLKLDAFVFNADGTLEAIKSLTSQNNSITKLDNIAVTSGAKKVFVLANYAGDVSAIKTLTELQKITSDLKNEKENGQLTMSTDMIEISVLPGKNYLGYSTSPSDGTSLEPHTFVLSRLAARVKIEDMQWQSSEYTFEEPTAFILNAVRNYNVSSPSLSSLPVDYYQGFSGNGDLYPSTSTILSGAENFLTSPASNNNTYFYLYENQPVDGKIYPTMIVLRARVKQSNKYISNVPGRVDANGYTYFPVIINLEGTNSSVSGGGSNSHQYVKRNNTYNIKTVVKGLGTSNPFSSEAPSSLNVQITVAPWALTISQTRIFE